aaaaCAAATAAAGAGGGAAAAAAGGGGGAGAACTTGGTAGAGAATATAAAAAGGGATGATTCTAGGGGCCATGCCATGCCATGCCATGCCATGATGGTGACAAAGGAAGATTTGAGAGTATGTCCACGTGGAATACATTAACAATACTCTTTCATGCCTTTGTGTGATGCATAAACAGGATTAAAATCTAAAATTCAAGTGGGTGTTGTAATTTTGTAGCCAATTTCACACCTCACAAAAAAGGTTATATATAAAAAACAGGGGAAATTGAAAATGAATAAACGAATGAATGCATGAAGAGGTGGAAGCCAGTGTGGtgtgaaaaaggaagaaaacagcAACTTGGTTTTCAACCAAACAAGAACAGTAGTAAACATAGATGCAGATGCTCTCAAGGGCTTCATCTGCCATGGCCACCTTCCCTCCCTCTAGGGTTCttatctctctctctcatctctctgtGATATGCCTATGCTGTAATTAGCTTGTCAAATTGAAAGTGGTAGCAGCATAATATTGCTTCTATCCTTCAAATTTTCTCCTTTTGTTCTTGGGGagcaaaaaaattttaattttttgcctCGCCTATGCTTCTTGTTCGCATATGAAGTTGTTCTGTTTTCTGACCGTACTCTCCGTGCCAGAAATTGTTTCACCCCATCATCTGAAATCATGGAAAGATtagttttttaatgtttaaagaGAGAGATCATTGATTCTATTCTTTTACTTGGAAGTAATATGAATAATTTGTGTGTTCATTTGTTTATTTGGTATTTGtatttgtttgtttgttgttATAGCATNNNNNNNNNNNNTTAAGAGGTGAATGTTTGGTTTTATGATAATATATGTTGGGTTATTCTGTGTTTTTATTCAGGTGAGAAGTGGGTTTTGTATGTGGCCAAATGCAAGACAACTTTGCTTTAGAAAAGGGATTCTGTATGGATTCATGAGGTTGTTTTCTACACCATTGAAAACGCTTCGGGTAGCTAGTCGTTCAATCCGAGTAGGACGATTTTGCAGTGTTGCCAGCATGTCTTCCTCCTTGCAGATTGAATTGGTGAGGAGGGGAGCAGGTCTTCCTCATCATAATGTCACTCTAGCTggttatggttttggtttctgaTAAAAAGAAACTGTGCTAGAAAACTTGAATTTTTTATGTGTTACTGATTATTGCTCTTAATTTTTAGGTACCATGCTTGAGAGACAATTATGCTTATCTCTTGCATGATGTGAACACGGGTACTGTTGGTGTCGTCGATCCTTCTGAAGCTGTGCCTATCATTGATGCATTGAGCAGGAAAAATATAAATTTGACATACATACTCAACACTCACCATCATTATGATCACACTGGTGGaaatgaagagttgaaagcaaGATATGGAGCAAAGGTATCCTTATCTATCTCACTTATCTAGTTTATTCTATGCTATATGTATTTTCGGCGAACATTATGGTATAATTATAATAATGTAGTATGTGTTTGAAGTACAATTTCTCATGTGAAGAGCAAATTTAAAGTGATACTGCTACTTTTTACAAATGTCAATGCTTCCTTTATTTCGTCGTAGGTGATTGGTTCAGGAATTGACAAGGAAAGGATTCCTGGCATTGATATCTATTTGAATGATGGCGATAAGTGGATGTTTGCTGGCCACGAGGTGCATGTTATGGACACACCTGGTCACACTCGAGGTCGCATTGATCACCCATTTGCATTATGGAGTCCTCTCATTACTTTTATAGCATCATTTTTTTCATGATATCTTTTTACTTATATTGTAAGCAGGCCATATAAGCTTTTACTTTCCTGGATCTAAGGCGATATTTACCGGAGACACTCTGTTCAGCTTATCGTGTGGCAAGCTTTTTGAAGGAACTCCTGAACAGGTTGATTGAGTGCCATTTATATTTCCAGTTTGTTCTAAGGTTTGAGATTTTTATCATAAGTGATGAGTTGATGCATCTTGTGCCTTGTGATGTGGCATAATAGTTTGCAGATCATGGTATATCCCTTTGTCTGCAGTCCTTGTAGATTTTAAATCCCTGCATAAATTGCAAGTAACTGGGGACAATTTCTTATTCTAGAGTAACTAGTATCCCTTGGGACAAATCACAACTTTGTAAAAGTAGATGCTTTCATAATATACCTCACATTTATTTGATGACGGAGTTGTTTAAAATTAACCCTTACACATGCTTTAATCTTAAGGCTTAGATAGTGAACATTATACAGAAATCCCCCCTAAGTCTGTTATCTTAGTATAGAatacaattgaattgaattttcttcttgttgtcgcttttcttttatttttttaatatatgttATTAGCAGATTTACTTAAAAGGCATCCTAGCCAATTTTACACTGCTAGTTACTTTAGAAAACTTGTAATGCATGTGTTGTTATCAGCTATTGAGAGTTTTATCCATGTTTGTTACAGATGCAATCGTCTCTTACAAAGATAATGTCCTTGCCAGACGAAACAAGCATCTACTGTGGACATGAGTATACATTGGTTGGTCATTTTTTCCTCTTCGTATCGTATATTCTTTACGGCTAGGACTGGACACACTAGCGATTAGACTAGATAGGATTAAGATTTAGGTCATAGAATTTTGTCTTAGGTGGTATAAACATGTTCAAAGAAGGCTTGCAGAGACTCCAATTG
The DNA window shown above is from Arachis ipaensis cultivar K30076 chromosome B08, Araip1.1, whole genome shotgun sequence and carries:
- the LOC107612916 gene encoding probable hydroxyacylglutathione hydrolase 2, chloroplastic, which codes for MQMLSRASSAMATFPPSRVRSGFCMWPNARQLCFRKGILYGFMRLFSTPLKTLRVASRSIRVGRFCSVASMSSSLQIELVPCLRDNYAYLLHDVNTGTVGVVDPSEAVPIIDALSRKNINLTYILNTHHHYDHTGGNEELKARYGAKVIGSGIDKERIPGIDIYLNDGDKWMFAGHEVHVMDTPGHTRGHISFYFPGSKAIFTGDTLFSLSCGKLFEGTPEQMQSSLTKIMSLPDETSIYCGHEYTLSNSKFALSIEPGNKELQSYAAHVASLRSKGMPTIPTTLKTEKATNPFLRTSSAEIRRVLKIADTADDAETLGVIRQAKDNF